One Cedecea neteri DNA segment encodes these proteins:
- a CDS encoding bifunctional acetate--CoA ligase family protein/GNAT family N-acetyltransferase: MSQRGLEALLRPKSIAVIGASAKTDRAGYLMMRNLLAGGFNGPVMPVTPTHKAVCGVLAWPDIASLPMTPDLAIICTHSQRNLTLLEALGNKGCKACIILSAPPEQLPELLACATRWQIRLLGPNSLGLLAPWQGLNASFSPVPIQKGKLAFISQSAAVSNTILDWAQQREMGFSWFIALGDSLDIDVDELLDYLARDTKTSAILLYLEHLSDARRFVSAARSASRNKPILVIKSGRSSKAQTLLKTHPGLDAAWDAAIQRAGLLRVQDTHELFSAVETLSHMRPLRGERLMIVSNGAAPAALALDELWIRNGKLATLSEETLQALAGVLPSGVEAGNPIDLRDDATPGRYLLAVEKLLDSHDFDALMVIHSPSAAAPGTASALALIDQLQRHPRGKYLTIVTNWCGEYSSQEARRLFSDAGIPTYRTPEGAVTAFMHMVEYRRNQKQLRETPALPANLTANASDAHHLIQQALHQGATTLDTHEVRPVLEAYGLATLPTWIAGDSAEAVHIAEQIGYPVALKLRSPDIPHKSEVQGVMLYLRTASEVQQAAEAIIDRVKMAWPQARIHGLLVQSMANRAGAQELRVVVEHDPVFGPLIMLGEGGVEWRPERQAAVALPPLNMNLARYLVIQAIKSGKIRSRSALRPLDIAGISEVLVQVSNLIVDCPEIVRLDIHPLLASGSEFTLLDVTLELAEFTGDADARLAVRPYPHQLEELVQLKNGDRCLFRPILPEDEPQLQRFIAQVTKEDLYYRYFSEINEFTHEDLANMTQIDYDREMAFVAVRRMKGSDEILGVTRAISDPDNVDAEFAVLVRSDLKGLGLGRRLLTKLIDYTKQHGLQRLNGITMPNNQGMITLARKLGFSVDIQLEDGIVSLTLPLSKSADS; the protein is encoded by the coding sequence GTGAGTCAACGAGGCCTGGAAGCACTGCTGCGTCCAAAATCCATTGCCGTTATCGGCGCTTCGGCAAAAACCGACCGCGCCGGTTATTTAATGATGCGCAACTTGCTTGCTGGCGGATTCAACGGTCCGGTAATGCCGGTCACGCCGACTCATAAAGCCGTTTGCGGGGTGCTTGCCTGGCCAGATATTGCCAGCCTGCCGATGACCCCCGACCTCGCGATTATCTGTACGCATTCCCAACGCAATCTTACGCTGCTTGAAGCGTTGGGTAATAAAGGCTGTAAGGCCTGTATTATCTTATCTGCTCCCCCAGAGCAATTACCCGAATTGCTGGCCTGCGCCACTCGCTGGCAAATTCGTCTGCTTGGTCCGAATAGCCTGGGCCTTCTGGCTCCGTGGCAGGGACTAAATGCCAGCTTCTCTCCTGTCCCTATCCAAAAGGGTAAACTGGCGTTTATTTCTCAGTCAGCTGCGGTATCCAACACCATTCTGGACTGGGCCCAGCAGCGAGAAATGGGCTTTTCCTGGTTTATCGCGCTTGGCGATAGCCTGGATATCGACGTGGATGAACTGCTTGACTACCTGGCCAGAGATACGAAAACCAGCGCCATCCTGCTGTATCTCGAACATCTGAGCGATGCCCGACGCTTTGTTTCCGCCGCAAGAAGCGCCTCACGTAACAAACCGATTCTGGTCATCAAAAGCGGGCGCAGCAGCAAAGCGCAAACGTTACTGAAAACCCATCCAGGTCTGGATGCCGCCTGGGATGCGGCTATTCAAAGAGCAGGCTTACTTCGGGTACAGGACACTCATGAGCTTTTTTCTGCCGTAGAAACTCTCAGCCATATGAGACCTCTACGCGGTGAGCGGCTGATGATTGTCAGTAACGGCGCAGCACCTGCAGCGCTGGCCCTTGATGAGCTGTGGATACGTAATGGCAAACTAGCGACGTTAAGTGAAGAAACCCTGCAGGCTCTTGCGGGCGTGCTTCCTTCTGGCGTTGAGGCTGGAAACCCGATAGATCTACGTGATGACGCGACGCCCGGTCGTTACCTGCTGGCCGTGGAAAAATTACTGGATAGCCATGATTTTGATGCCTTAATGGTTATTCATTCCCCCAGCGCCGCCGCTCCAGGCACAGCAAGTGCCCTTGCCCTGATCGATCAGCTGCAGCGACATCCTCGTGGTAAATATCTCACCATTGTCACCAACTGGTGCGGGGAGTATTCCTCCCAGGAAGCCAGACGCCTGTTTAGCGATGCCGGTATTCCAACTTACAGAACGCCAGAGGGCGCGGTAACGGCATTTATGCACATGGTCGAGTATCGCCGTAACCAGAAGCAACTGCGCGAAACCCCTGCTCTGCCGGCTAACCTGACGGCAAACGCCAGCGACGCTCACCATCTCATTCAGCAGGCATTGCATCAGGGGGCAACAACGCTGGATACCCATGAAGTCAGGCCGGTGCTTGAAGCTTATGGCTTAGCCACCCTGCCAACGTGGATTGCAGGAGACAGCGCAGAAGCAGTCCATATCGCTGAGCAAATTGGTTATCCGGTTGCATTAAAGCTTCGTTCTCCGGATATTCCCCACAAGTCGGAAGTTCAGGGCGTTATGCTCTATTTGAGAACGGCCAGCGAAGTGCAGCAGGCCGCCGAAGCCATCATCGACCGTGTAAAAATGGCCTGGCCCCAGGCTCGTATTCACGGCCTGCTGGTGCAAAGCATGGCAAATCGCGCTGGCGCTCAGGAATTAAGAGTCGTCGTTGAGCACGATCCGGTATTTGGTCCATTGATCATGCTGGGCGAAGGCGGCGTAGAGTGGCGGCCTGAGAGGCAGGCGGCGGTCGCCCTCCCCCCGCTAAACATGAATCTGGCCCGATACCTTGTCATTCAGGCGATCAAAAGTGGCAAGATCCGAAGCCGGAGTGCATTACGTCCGCTGGATATTGCCGGGATCAGCGAAGTTTTGGTGCAAGTCTCTAACCTGATCGTTGATTGCCCGGAGATAGTGAGGCTTGATATTCATCCGTTACTGGCTTCCGGCAGCGAGTTCACCCTGCTCGATGTCACTTTGGAATTAGCCGAGTTTACGGGGGATGCGGATGCCAGGCTGGCCGTGCGTCCTTATCCTCATCAGCTTGAGGAGCTGGTACAGCTTAAAAATGGCGATCGCTGCCTGTTCCGGCCGATCCTGCCCGAGGACGAACCTCAGCTGCAACGTTTTATTGCCCAGGTAACAAAAGAGGATCTCTACTATCGCTATTTCAGCGAGATCAATGAATTTACCCATGAAGATTTAGCCAACATGACGCAGATCGACTACGATCGAGAAATGGCGTTCGTTGCCGTCAGAAGAATGAAAGGCAGTGATGAGATCCTCGGCGTCACCCGTGCCATTTCAGACCCTGACAACGTTGATGCTGAGTTCGCCGTGCTGGTTCGCTCTGATCTGAAAGGCCTCGGACTTGGCCGACGTTTACTGACTAAGCTCATTGATTACACCAAACAACACGGCCTTCAGCGCCTAAATGGCATCACGATGCCGAATAACCAGGGCATGATTACGCTGGCACGTAAACTGGGTTTCAGCGTCGATATTCAGCTAGAAGACGGCATTGTAAGTCTCACGCTCCCACTGAGTAAAAGCGCAGATTCGTGA
- the pssA gene encoding CDP-diacylglycerol--serine O-phosphatidyltransferase, translating to MLSKFKRNKHQQHLAQLPKLSQSVDDVETLFSPADFRETLLKKIASATQRICIIALYLEQDDGGKGILSALYQAKQQRPDLDVSVLVDWHRAQRGRIGVAAANTNADWYHRMAEQFPDVNVPVYGVPVNTREALGVLHFKGFIIDDSVIYSGASLNDVYLHQHDKYRYDRYQIIRNRSLADIMHGWVNQNLVNGRAVHRLDVAERVKSPEIKNDIRLFRQELREANFVFQGDADNDQLSVTPLVGLGKSSLLNKTIFHLMPCAEQKLTICTPYFNLPAVLVRNIIQLLRDGKQVEIIVGDKTANDFYIPEDQPFKIIGALPYLYEINLRRFLSRLQYYVNTGQLIVRLWKDGDNSYHLKGMWVDNEWMLLTGNNLNPRAWRLDLENALLIHDPKRELEGIRTKELELIRTHTTVVQHYRDLQSIAEYPVKVRKLIRRLRRIRIDRLISRIL from the coding sequence ATGTTGTCTAAATTTAAGCGTAATAAACATCAACAACACCTTGCCCAGCTACCGAAGCTTTCTCAATCAGTTGATGATGTAGAAACCCTGTTCTCCCCAGCGGATTTCCGCGAAACGCTGTTGAAAAAAATCGCCAGCGCAACGCAGCGTATTTGTATTATTGCGTTGTATCTTGAGCAGGATGACGGCGGCAAAGGAATTCTGTCCGCGCTTTATCAAGCCAAACAGCAGCGACCAGATTTGGATGTTTCCGTTCTGGTTGACTGGCACCGTGCTCAGCGCGGACGCATTGGTGTTGCCGCAGCCAACACCAATGCGGACTGGTATCACCGCATGGCCGAACAGTTCCCTGATGTGAATGTCCCGGTCTACGGCGTTCCCGTCAATACTCGCGAAGCCCTGGGTGTGTTGCATTTCAAAGGCTTTATTATTGATGACAGCGTCATCTATAGTGGCGCCAGCCTCAACGATGTTTATCTGCATCAGCATGATAAATATCGCTATGACCGCTACCAAATCATTCGCAACCGCTCGCTGGCTGACATCATGCATGGCTGGGTTAACCAGAATCTGGTGAATGGCCGGGCGGTTCATCGTCTGGATGTCGCCGAGCGCGTAAAAAGCCCGGAAATCAAAAACGATATCCGCCTCTTCCGCCAGGAATTGCGTGAGGCTAATTTTGTCTTCCAGGGTGATGCAGATAACGATCAGCTGTCGGTGACGCCACTGGTTGGGTTGGGAAAATCCAGCCTGCTGAATAAAACGATCTTCCATCTCATGCCTTGTGCGGAGCAAAAGCTCACTATCTGCACGCCATACTTCAACCTACCTGCAGTGCTGGTCCGCAATATCATTCAACTGCTGCGGGACGGCAAGCAGGTTGAGATTATCGTTGGCGATAAGACAGCGAATGATTTCTATATTCCGGAAGATCAGCCGTTTAAGATTATTGGCGCGCTGCCTTATCTCTATGAAATTAATCTGCGCCGCTTCCTCAGCCGCCTGCAATATTATGTGAATACCGGGCAGTTGATTGTGCGTTTGTGGAAAGATGGGGATAACAGTTACCACCTAAAAGGCATGTGGGTGGACAATGAGTGGATGCTGCTGACAGGGAATAACCTTAATCCACGTGCGTGGCGCCTGGACCTGGAAAATGCCCTACTGATCCACGACCCAAAAAGAGAGCTGGAAGGTATCCGTACTAAAGAACTGGAGCTTATCCGCACACATACAACGGTCGTTCAGCATTATCGCGATTTACAAAGCATCGCCGAATATCCGGTGAAAGTGCGCAAACTGATTCGGCGTCTGCGTCGTATCCGTATTGACCGATTGATAAGCCGCATTCTTTAA
- a CDS encoding MFS transporter gives MIETTSESNIVPSAADTRRRVWAIVGASSGNLVEWFDFYVYSFCSLYFAHIFFPTGNTTTQLLQTAGVFAAGFLMRPIGGWLFGYIADKHGRKNSMLISVCMMCFGSLVIACLPGYATIGTWAPALLLLARLFQGLSVGGEYGTSATYMSEVAVEGRKGFYASFQYVTLIGGQLAALLVVVVLQQVLSDEDLRSWGWRIPFAIGAVLAIVALYLRRSLDETSDKATRENKDAGTLSGLWKNKKAFIMVLGFTAGGSLAFYTFTTYMQKYLVNTAGMHANTASALMTLALFIFMVLQPFFGALSDKIGRRSSMLCFGGLAAVLTVPILTALQNVSSPYAAFALVMAAMLIVSFYTSISGILKAEMFPPEVRALGVGLSYAVANALFGGSAEYVALSLKSMGSETIFFWYVSGMGALAFAVSLLLHRKGKGIKL, from the coding sequence ATGATTGAAACAACAAGTGAATCAAATATTGTGCCGTCGGCAGCCGATACCCGCCGGCGTGTCTGGGCCATTGTTGGCGCTTCATCAGGGAATCTGGTCGAGTGGTTTGATTTTTATGTTTACTCATTCTGCTCGCTCTACTTTGCTCATATCTTTTTCCCAACAGGAAATACCACAACTCAACTTTTGCAAACCGCCGGTGTTTTTGCCGCTGGTTTTCTGATGCGGCCGATTGGTGGTTGGTTATTCGGATACATTGCCGATAAACATGGACGTAAAAACTCCATGCTGATCTCCGTTTGCATGATGTGTTTTGGATCGCTGGTGATTGCCTGCTTACCCGGATATGCCACCATTGGCACATGGGCTCCAGCGTTATTACTATTAGCCCGCCTGTTCCAGGGCTTATCTGTTGGAGGAGAGTACGGCACCAGTGCAACATACATGAGTGAGGTGGCGGTCGAAGGCCGTAAAGGATTCTATGCCTCATTCCAGTACGTTACGCTTATTGGCGGGCAGCTGGCTGCGTTGCTTGTTGTGGTCGTTCTCCAGCAAGTACTAAGTGATGAAGATTTGCGTAGTTGGGGATGGAGAATCCCGTTTGCGATTGGGGCCGTGCTGGCGATAGTTGCTCTCTACCTTCGCCGTTCTTTGGATGAAACATCGGATAAAGCCACCCGCGAGAATAAGGACGCTGGAACGCTTTCCGGGCTGTGGAAAAATAAAAAAGCCTTCATTATGGTGCTTGGCTTCACTGCCGGCGGTTCCCTGGCTTTCTATACCTTCACCACCTATATGCAGAAATACCTGGTGAATACTGCAGGAATGCACGCTAACACGGCCAGTGCGTTGATGACCTTAGCGCTGTTTATTTTCATGGTACTTCAGCCGTTCTTCGGTGCGTTGTCGGATAAAATTGGCCGTCGTAGCTCTATGCTCTGTTTTGGTGGGCTGGCAGCGGTATTGACGGTACCCATTTTGACGGCGTTGCAGAATGTTAGTTCACCCTACGCAGCCTTTGCCCTGGTGATGGCGGCGATGCTGATTGTCAGCTTTTACACTTCAATCAGCGGCATTCTTAAGGCAGAAATGTTCCCGCCGGAAGTTCGTGCTCTGGGCGTCGGCCTGTCTTATGCGGTTGCCAACGCTTTGTTTGGTGGTTCCGCAGAATATGTCGCCTTATCACTGAAATCGATGGGTAGCGAAACGATCTTCTTCTGGTATGTCTCTGGGATGGGGGCGCTGGCATTTGCTGTTTCTCTGCTGCTGCACCGTAAAGGAAAAGGCATCAAGCTCTAG